One genomic segment of Mycobacteriales bacterium includes these proteins:
- a CDS encoding helix-turn-helix domain-containing protein, whose amino-acid sequence MGVAVAERARLERTVLPPDDLDTLLDLARFLHTHENAPCLVDPDGNAVSLPAQVYDVLVQVVDALRAGRAITVAPLAQRLTTQEAADLLGVSRPTLVKLLESGAIPFEQPGRHRRVRLADLLTYREARTSERRATLNRMTEEAGEAGAYEGSPDDYAAALRAARRRRARRV is encoded by the coding sequence ATGGGAGTGGCGGTGGCGGAGCGGGCGCGGCTCGAGCGGACGGTGCTGCCGCCCGACGACCTGGACACCCTGCTCGACCTGGCGCGGTTCCTGCACACGCACGAGAACGCGCCGTGCCTGGTCGACCCGGACGGCAACGCCGTGTCGCTGCCCGCGCAGGTGTACGACGTGCTGGTGCAGGTGGTCGACGCGCTGCGCGCGGGGCGGGCGATCACGGTCGCGCCGCTGGCCCAGCGGCTGACGACGCAGGAGGCGGCGGACCTGCTCGGGGTGAGCCGGCCCACGCTGGTCAAGCTGCTGGAGAGCGGCGCGATCCCGTTCGAGCAGCCGGGGCGGCACCGCCGGGTGCGGCTCGCGGACCTCCTGACGTACCGGGAGGCACGGACCAGCGAGCGGCGCGCGACCCTCAACCGCATGACCGAGGAGGCGGGCGAGGCCGGCGCGTACGAGGGCTCCCCGGACGACTACGCGGCGGCGTTGCGGGCCGCCCGCCGGCGACGGGCGCGCCGGGTGTAG
- a CDS encoding CCA tRNA nucleotidyltransferase produces MSRLTDAQRSAVTELLRIAPVADDLGRRFAAAGHRLYLVGGSVRDALLGRLGDDLDFATDARPEQVLALVEPWGSTWETGRAFGTIGVARGDVRCEITTFRAESYDPESRKPEVVYGDSLDGDLVRRDFTVNAMAVALPDHEFVDPYGGLRDLAEGVLRTPGAPEDSFGDDPLRMLRAARFAAQLGFTPAPEVVAAMAAMAERLTIVSAERIQGELSKLLLGASPVRGLTLLVDTGLAEIVLPELPAMRLAIDAVHQHKDVYLHSLAVLENAIAREDAGPDLTLRMAALLHDIGKPATREIGPDGVSFHHHEVVGAKLARKRLRALKYPKQFTEDVCRLIELHLRFHTFRMGWTDSAVRRYVTDAGDLLDRLHKLVRSDCTTRNRAKAERLAASYDSLERRIVELAKAEELKAIRPDLDGREIMELLGLPPGPAVGRAYRYLLDQRMERGPIPHDEAVALLREWASTNL; encoded by the coding sequence GTGTCCCGCCTCACCGACGCGCAACGCTCGGCCGTCACCGAGCTGCTGCGCATCGCCCCCGTCGCCGACGACCTCGGCCGCCGCTTCGCCGCCGCCGGCCACCGCCTCTACCTCGTCGGCGGCTCGGTCCGCGACGCGCTGCTCGGCCGGCTCGGCGACGACCTCGACTTCGCCACCGACGCCCGCCCGGAGCAGGTGCTCGCGCTGGTCGAGCCGTGGGGGTCGACGTGGGAGACGGGCCGGGCGTTCGGCACGATCGGCGTGGCGCGCGGCGACGTCCGCTGCGAGATCACGACGTTCCGCGCCGAGTCGTACGACCCGGAGTCCCGCAAGCCCGAGGTCGTCTACGGCGACAGCCTCGACGGCGACCTGGTCCGCCGCGACTTCACCGTCAACGCCATGGCGGTCGCGCTGCCCGACCATGAGTTCGTCGACCCGTACGGCGGCCTCCGCGACCTGGCCGAGGGTGTGCTGCGGACGCCGGGGGCGCCGGAGGACTCGTTCGGGGACGACCCGTTGCGGATGCTGCGGGCGGCGCGGTTCGCGGCGCAGCTCGGGTTCACGCCCGCGCCGGAGGTCGTCGCGGCGATGGCCGCCATGGCCGAACGCCTCACCATCGTGTCCGCGGAACGCATCCAGGGCGAGCTGTCCAAGCTGCTGCTCGGCGCCTCGCCGGTGCGCGGCCTGACGCTGCTGGTCGACACCGGCCTGGCCGAGATCGTGCTGCCGGAGCTGCCCGCGATGCGCCTGGCGATCGACGCGGTGCACCAGCACAAGGACGTGTACCTGCACTCGCTCGCGGTGCTGGAGAACGCCATCGCCCGCGAGGACGCGGGTCCGGACCTGACGCTGCGCATGGCGGCGCTGCTGCACGACATCGGCAAGCCGGCGACGCGCGAGATCGGCCCGGACGGGGTGTCGTTCCACCACCACGAGGTGGTCGGCGCGAAGCTCGCACGCAAGCGGCTGCGCGCGCTGAAGTACCCGAAGCAGTTCACCGAGGACGTGTGCCGGCTGATCGAGCTGCACCTGCGGTTCCACACGTTCCGGATGGGCTGGACCGACTCGGCGGTCCGCCGCTACGTCACCGACGCCGGCGACCTGCTCGACCGCCTGCACAAGCTGGTGCGTTCGGACTGCACGACCCGCAACCGCGCCAAGGCCGAACGGCTCGCCGCCTCCTACGACTCCCTCGAACGCCGCATCGTCGAGCTGGCCAAGGCCGAGGAGCTGAAGGCGATCCGGCCGGACCTCGACGGCCGGGAGATCATGGAGCTGCTCGGCCTGCCGCCGGGGCCGGCCGTCGGGCGGGCGTACCGGTACCTGCTCGACCAGCGGATGGAACGCGGCCCGATCCCGCACGACGAGGCCGTCGCGCTGCTCCGCGAGTGGGCCAGCACCAACCTCTAG
- a CDS encoding MFS transporter, giving the protein MPFVADLRAVLREPHFGQLYATRLSGQLADGVFQVALASFVLFSPEKQATAGRTAAGFATLLLPYSVVGPFAGVFIDRWRRRTILVRANVVRAVLIALVAVLVGRGVENPAFYVATLAVLSVNRFFLSSLSASLPHVVRPGRLVLANSVSTTSGTLMAVLGGALGYGVRTLAGGDAGSAAVVVAAGLVYLGSAWLAARMDPDLLGPDPDDERVPTADALRAVLGGISAGARHVWRRRTPAYALLAISAHRFFYGLSTVATLLLYRNYFRPHGVFRAGLGGLGQVLGASAIGVFAAAFLTPWVTRRIGKDRWVVGLFAGACVVEVALGFPYTLPAFLVAALLLGLVAQGSKICVDTIVQETVADAYRGRVFAFYDILFNVTFVSAAVVAALILPDTGRSYAFLALIAAGYGATAVGYAAVTAAGRARRPAATASAGGSSSPRR; this is encoded by the coding sequence GTGCCCTTCGTCGCGGACCTGCGCGCGGTCCTGCGCGAGCCGCACTTCGGGCAGCTCTACGCGACCCGGCTGTCCGGCCAGCTCGCCGACGGCGTGTTCCAGGTGGCGCTCGCGAGCTTCGTGCTGTTCTCGCCGGAGAAGCAGGCGACGGCGGGCCGGACGGCGGCCGGGTTCGCGACGCTGCTGCTGCCGTACTCCGTGGTCGGACCGTTCGCGGGCGTGTTCATCGACCGCTGGCGGCGGCGGACCATCCTGGTGCGCGCGAACGTCGTGCGGGCGGTGTTGATCGCGCTGGTCGCGGTGCTCGTCGGGCGCGGCGTCGAGAACCCGGCGTTCTACGTCGCCACGCTCGCGGTGCTCAGCGTCAACCGGTTCTTCCTGTCGTCGCTGTCGGCGTCGTTGCCGCACGTCGTCCGGCCGGGACGGCTGGTGCTGGCGAACTCCGTCTCCACGACCTCCGGCACGTTGATGGCGGTCCTCGGCGGCGCGCTCGGCTACGGCGTCCGCACCCTCGCCGGCGGCGACGCGGGCTCGGCGGCGGTCGTCGTCGCGGCCGGGCTGGTCTACCTGGGCAGCGCGTGGCTCGCGGCGCGGATGGACCCGGACCTGCTCGGCCCGGATCCGGACGACGAGCGGGTGCCGACGGCCGACGCGTTGCGCGCGGTGCTCGGCGGCATCTCGGCCGGCGCGCGGCACGTCTGGCGGCGGCGCACGCCGGCGTACGCGCTGCTCGCCATCTCCGCGCACCGGTTCTTCTACGGCCTGTCCACGGTCGCGACGCTGCTGCTGTACCGGAACTACTTCCGCCCGCACGGGGTCTTCCGCGCCGGGCTCGGCGGGCTCGGGCAGGTGCTCGGCGCGTCGGCGATCGGCGTGTTCGCGGCGGCGTTCCTCACGCCGTGGGTGACCCGGCGGATCGGCAAGGACCGCTGGGTCGTCGGGCTGTTCGCGGGCGCGTGCGTGGTCGAGGTGGCGCTCGGCTTCCCGTACACGCTGCCGGCGTTCCTCGTGGCGGCGTTGCTGCTCGGGCTGGTCGCGCAGGGCTCGAAGATCTGCGTCGACACGATCGTGCAGGAGACGGTGGCGGACGCGTACCGCGGCCGGGTGTTCGCGTTCTACGACATCCTGTTCAACGTCACGTTCGTCTCCGCCGCGGTCGTCGCGGCGCTGATCCTGCCGGACACCGGCCGGTCGTACGCGTTCCTCGCGCTCATCGCCGCCGGGTACGGCGCCACCGCCGTCGGCTACGCCGCCGTCACGGCAGCAGGCCGAGCACGTCGCCCAGCGGCGACGGCGTCGGCGGGAGGATCTTCTTCACCTCGTCGATGA
- a CDS encoding PAS domain S-box protein — translation METDRRLRAALLPYQPRLLADVLDTLDEAVVVLGETGHVLAGNVAAARLLGVRRGRRTTDAHGSDVVSIADDAGAEVDVTDYDAWRDRALLGATCALRVRRADGTVRWVAASAQALHDDAVVCRFTDVTRRRDLERRAAQAADQAARAEIDLVAAERRVAMLEDLLAQLATKRAGEQ, via the coding sequence ATGGAGACGGACCGGAGGCTGCGGGCGGCGTTGCTGCCCTACCAGCCGCGGCTGCTCGCCGACGTCCTCGACACCCTGGACGAGGCCGTCGTCGTGCTGGGGGAGACCGGTCACGTCCTCGCCGGCAACGTCGCCGCCGCCAGGCTGCTCGGCGTCCGCCGCGGCCGCCGCACGACCGATGCGCACGGCTCCGACGTCGTGTCCATCGCCGACGACGCCGGCGCCGAGGTCGACGTCACCGACTACGACGCGTGGCGCGACCGGGCGCTCCTCGGCGCGACCTGCGCGCTGCGGGTGCGCCGCGCCGACGGCACGGTGCGGTGGGTGGCGGCGTCCGCGCAGGCGCTGCACGACGACGCCGTGGTCTGCCGCTTCACCGACGTGACCCGCCGCCGCGACCTCGAACGCCGCGCCGCCCAGGCCGCGGACCAGGCCGCCCGCGCGGAGATCGACCTCGTCGCGGCCGAACGCCGCGTGGCGATGCTCGAGGACCTGCTCGCGCAGCTCGCGACCAAGCGCGCCGGCGAGCAGTAG
- a CDS encoding Glu/Leu/Phe/Val dehydrogenase dimerization domain-containing protein, which yields MENVLRDWDGEYALTAYDEPSGAYMFIAVHSTRLGPAGGGTRMKTYARAEDGLLDACRLGEAMTLKMAVAGLPMGGGKSVLAVPGELDPQVRRDLLLHHARNIAALGGRYRTGPDMNTNSADMDTINEVTPYAFGRSVEKGGSGSSAPDTATGVFHGIVASVAHLDGAEDLTSKRVLVQGTGAVGEPLVEMLVKAGAHVIVSDVSLERVEALYDRLGVEVVAPASVLETECDVYAPCATGGVLDPTTIPRLRCRIVAGAANNPLSDRSDGELLREAGILYAPDFVINGGGAIHLIGYEQLGWTEEQVERGLIGIGTTLREIYRQADAAGISTEEAAERLARARLDAGPQPA from the coding sequence GTGGAGAACGTCCTGCGGGACTGGGATGGCGAGTACGCGCTGACGGCGTACGACGAGCCGTCCGGCGCGTACATGTTCATCGCCGTCCACTCGACCCGGCTCGGGCCGGCGGGCGGCGGCACCCGGATGAAGACCTACGCGCGCGCCGAGGACGGGCTGCTCGACGCGTGCCGCCTCGGCGAGGCGATGACGTTGAAGATGGCCGTCGCCGGGCTGCCGATGGGCGGCGGCAAGTCGGTGCTCGCCGTCCCCGGCGAGCTCGACCCGCAGGTGCGGCGCGACCTGCTGCTGCACCACGCGCGCAACATCGCCGCGCTCGGCGGCCGGTACCGCACCGGGCCGGACATGAACACCAACTCCGCCGACATGGACACCATCAACGAGGTGACGCCGTACGCGTTCGGCCGCAGCGTCGAGAAGGGCGGCAGCGGGTCGAGCGCGCCGGACACGGCGACGGGCGTGTTCCACGGCATCGTCGCGAGCGTCGCGCACCTCGACGGCGCGGAGGACCTCACCAGCAAGCGCGTGCTCGTGCAGGGCACCGGCGCGGTCGGCGAGCCGCTGGTCGAGATGCTGGTCAAGGCCGGCGCGCACGTCATCGTCAGCGACGTGTCGCTGGAACGCGTCGAGGCGCTGTACGACCGCCTCGGCGTCGAGGTCGTGGCGCCGGCGTCGGTGCTGGAGACCGAGTGCGACGTGTACGCGCCGTGCGCGACCGGCGGCGTGCTCGACCCGACGACGATCCCGCGGCTGCGCTGCCGCATCGTCGCCGGCGCCGCGAACAACCCGCTGTCGGACCGGTCCGACGGCGAGCTGCTGCGCGAGGCCGGCATCCTCTACGCGCCGGACTTCGTCATCAACGGCGGCGGCGCGATCCACCTGATCGGCTACGAGCAGCTCGGCTGGACCGAGGAGCAGGTCGAACGCGGCCTCATCGGCATCGGCACGACGCTGCGGGAGATCTACCGCCAGGCCGACGCGGCCGGGATCAGCACGGAGGAGGCGGCGGAGCGGCTCGCCCGCGCCCGCCTCGACGCGGGGCCGCAGCCCGCGTGA
- a CDS encoding inositol-3-phosphate synthase — translation MGSVRVAIVGVGNCASSLVQGVEYYRDADPDSRVPGLMNVEVGGYHVRDIEFVAAFDVDGKKVGRDLSEAIFASENNTIKLADVPPLNVEVQRGHTLDGLGKYYREMVEESDAEPVNVVQALKDSRADVLVCYLPVGSEDAARFYAQCAIDAGVGFVNCLPVFIAGTPEWAEKFRAAGVPIVGDDIKSQVGATITHRVLAKLFEDRGVILDRTMQLNVGGNMDFMNMLERERLESKKISKTQAVTSQLSHDIGKKNVHIGPSDYVGWLDDRKWAYVRLEGRAFGDVPLNLEYKLEVWDSPNSAGVVIDALRCCKIAKDRGIGGPLLGPSSYFMKSPPEQYRDDECRRLTEEFIAGE, via the coding sequence ATGGGCTCGGTACGCGTCGCCATCGTGGGCGTCGGCAACTGCGCCTCGTCGCTCGTTCAGGGTGTCGAGTACTACCGCGACGCCGACCCGGACTCGCGGGTCCCCGGCCTGATGAACGTCGAGGTCGGCGGCTACCACGTCCGCGACATCGAGTTCGTCGCGGCGTTCGACGTCGACGGGAAGAAGGTCGGTCGCGACCTCTCCGAGGCGATCTTCGCCAGCGAGAACAACACCATCAAGCTCGCCGACGTGCCGCCGCTGAACGTCGAGGTGCAGCGCGGGCACACGCTCGACGGCCTCGGCAAGTACTACCGCGAGATGGTCGAGGAGTCCGACGCCGAGCCGGTGAACGTCGTCCAGGCGCTCAAGGACAGCCGGGCCGACGTGCTCGTCTGCTACCTGCCGGTCGGCTCGGAGGACGCCGCGCGCTTCTACGCGCAGTGCGCGATCGACGCGGGCGTCGGCTTCGTCAACTGCCTGCCGGTGTTCATCGCGGGCACGCCGGAGTGGGCCGAGAAGTTCCGCGCCGCGGGCGTCCCGATCGTCGGCGACGACATCAAGAGCCAGGTCGGCGCGACGATCACCCACCGCGTCCTCGCGAAGCTGTTCGAGGACCGGGGCGTGATCCTGGACCGCACGATGCAGCTCAACGTCGGCGGCAATATGGACTTCATGAACATGCTGGAGCGCGAGCGCCTGGAGTCGAAGAAGATCTCCAAGACGCAGGCCGTCACCAGCCAGCTCTCGCACGACATCGGCAAGAAGAACGTCCACATCGGCCCGTCCGACTACGTCGGCTGGCTCGACGACCGCAAGTGGGCGTACGTCCGTCTCGAGGGCCGGGCGTTCGGCGACGTGCCGCTGAACCTCGAGTACAAGCTCGAGGTCTGGGACAGCCCGAACTCCGCCGGCGTGGTCATCGACGCGCTCCGCTGCTGCAAGATCGCGAAGGACCGCGGCATCGGCGGCCCGCTGCTCGGGCCGAGCTCGTACTTCATGAAGAGCCCGCCGGAGCAGTACCGCGACGACGAGTGCCGCCGCCTCACCGAGGAGTTCATCGCCGGCGAGTAG
- a CDS encoding PadR family transcriptional regulator, with amino-acid sequence MVLEFAVLGLLHESPLHGYELRKRLNLMLGHFRAFSYGSLYPCLNRMEQHGWITKDTAGAVGPGRRGKVVYKLTAEGKEHFQELLAEGGPSQWEDETFGVHFAFFAQTDADTRIRILEGRRNRLEERSAGFRAGLQRTREKLDAYTLALQEHGLESVEREVRWLNELIASERTKQA; translated from the coding sequence ATGGTTCTCGAGTTCGCCGTCCTCGGCCTGCTGCACGAGTCGCCGCTGCACGGGTACGAGCTGCGCAAGCGGCTCAACCTCATGCTCGGGCACTTCCGGGCGTTCTCGTACGGCTCGCTGTACCCGTGCCTGAACCGCATGGAGCAGCACGGCTGGATCACCAAGGACACCGCCGGCGCGGTCGGCCCCGGCCGCCGCGGCAAGGTCGTCTACAAGCTCACCGCCGAGGGCAAGGAGCACTTCCAGGAGCTCCTTGCCGAGGGCGGGCCCTCCCAGTGGGAGGACGAGACGTTCGGCGTGCACTTCGCGTTCTTCGCGCAGACCGACGCCGACACCCGGATCCGCATCCTCGAGGGCCGGCGCAACCGGCTCGAGGAGCGCAGCGCCGGCTTCCGGGCCGGGCTGCAGCGGACCCGGGAGAAGCTCGACGCGTACACCCTCGCGTTGCAGGAGCACGGGCTGGAGTCCGTGGAGCGCGAGGTCCGCTGGCTGAACGAGCTGATCGCCAGCGAACGCACCAAGCAGGCCTGA
- a CDS encoding DUF5318 family protein: protein MLRTQRATVEYGLARRAALYELFSGRASTMDVCDAHPYLLRAAKYHGEPTTEPCPVCKKGPLIHVTYTYGDVFKETSGRVRATAELAALEREHPEFRVYVVEVCRDCAWNHLVSSFVLGTNGLRARRATQAQR, encoded by the coding sequence ATGCTCCGGACGCAGCGCGCCACGGTGGAGTACGGCCTCGCGCGCCGTGCCGCCCTGTACGAGCTGTTCTCCGGCCGCGCGTCGACCATGGACGTCTGCGACGCGCACCCGTACCTGCTCCGCGCCGCGAAGTACCACGGCGAGCCGACGACCGAGCCGTGCCCGGTCTGCAAGAAGGGGCCGCTGATCCACGTCACCTACACCTACGGCGACGTGTTCAAGGAGACGTCCGGCCGGGTGCGCGCCACCGCCGAGCTGGCGGCGCTGGAACGCGAGCACCCCGAGTTCCGCGTCTACGTGGTCGAGGTGTGCCGCGACTGCGCCTGGAACCATCTGGTCTCGAGCTTCGTCCTGGGGACGAACGGCCTGCGCGCGCGCCGCGCGACGCAGGCGCAGCGGTAG